From Pseudomonas sp. G.S.17, the proteins below share one genomic window:
- a CDS encoding glucokinase, which translates to MKLALVGDIGGTNARFAIWEDEKLHSIRVFPTIDYVSPEKAIEVYLQDLELQRGDVGFVCLAVAGPVDGDEFQFTNSHWRLSKSAFCADLKVDELLLINDFTAMALGMTCLKDDEYLTVCHGISEADRPRVVVGPGTGLGVGTLLSVGVNRWMALPGEGGHVDLPIGNAREALLWMRLMADHEHVSAETILSGAGLLLLYQVSCALDDIEPTLKSPAAITSAAVAGDPVAAAVLDQFCVFLGRVAGNNVLTVGGRGGVYIVGGVVPRFIEFFMNSGFKRAFAEKGVMSEYFNGVPVWLVTAEYPGLMGAGVALQQAFGDVLDGEEL; encoded by the coding sequence GTGAAGTTGGCCCTGGTCGGTGATATTGGCGGTACCAATGCACGTTTTGCTATTTGGGAAGACGAAAAGCTGCATTCCATCCGGGTATTCCCGACCATCGACTACGTCAGCCCGGAGAAGGCCATCGAGGTCTATCTTCAGGATCTGGAGTTGCAGCGCGGCGATGTCGGTTTTGTTTGCCTGGCGGTTGCCGGTCCGGTGGATGGCGACGAATTTCAGTTCACCAATAGCCATTGGCGGTTGAGCAAGTCGGCGTTCTGCGCCGACCTGAAAGTCGATGAGTTGTTGTTGATCAACGATTTCACGGCCATGGCCCTGGGCATGACCTGCCTGAAAGATGACGAGTACCTGACGGTCTGCCACGGCATCAGCGAGGCTGACCGGCCGCGCGTCGTGGTCGGGCCGGGCACCGGTCTGGGTGTCGGCACGCTGCTCAGCGTCGGCGTCAATCGCTGGATGGCCTTGCCCGGTGAAGGCGGCCATGTGGATCTGCCCATTGGCAATGCCCGTGAAGCCTTGTTGTGGATGCGGTTGATGGCCGATCACGAACACGTCAGCGCCGAAACCATCCTCAGCGGCGCTGGCTTGTTGTTGCTGTATCAGGTCAGCTGCGCCCTGGACGATATCGAGCCAACGCTCAAGTCGCCGGCAGCGATTACCTCGGCGGCGGTGGCCGGGGATCCTGTGGCGGCTGCGGTGCTCGACCAGTTCTGCGTGTTTCTTGGCCGGGTGGCCGGGAACAACGTGTTGACGGTCGGCGGGCGTGGCGGTGTATACATCGTCGGCGGTGTGGTGCCGCGCTTCATCGAGTTTTTCATGAACAGTGGCTTCAAGCGCGCGTTCGCCGAGAAGGGCGTGATGAGCGAGTATTTCAATGGTGTGCCGGTCTGGCTGGTGACTGCCGAGTATCCGGGCTTGATGGGGGCGGGTGTTGCGTTGCAGCAGGCGTTTGGTGACGTGCTGGATGGTGAAGAGTTGTAG
- a CDS encoding ATP-binding protein, translating to MLLLTLLAVLLAQALSSVIWLSQLRATQMEGLITSARSLAYSMAASVSYFRSLPLAYRPLVLDQLRSMGGTRFVVSLNDRPLDMQTLEPTPRKQAVLDVVDEVLRQHLGTDPDISVWFVRPEDLRIFNSGLKLDELPRSWAHYALSLEPVNPPILVTQIELARGEWLYIASLLPEPYTTLEEQELPLQQVWFIALTSGFLLLFIGLLVHWQSRPLKRLARAARDMSLGAEVESVVEGGGSEVVEVSRAFNAMRTRISRYLTERGQLFSAISHDLRTPITRLRLRVELLEDETQQRKFSRDLDELELLVKGALQCVKDTDIHENIEPVDLNYVLDCLVEPFLPPNGNGSATQHGKAEAPYPGKPLALKRCIGNLIDNAIKYGHKAHLRVEDNAKAFVLHVDDEGPGVPEQRMEQVFEPHFRLAGSQQQGYGLGLGIARNIAHSHGGEVSLQNLRGGGLRVTLYLPRTVD from the coding sequence ATGTTGCTGCTGACCTTGCTGGCGGTATTGCTGGCCCAGGCGCTGTCCAGCGTCATCTGGCTGTCGCAGTTGCGCGCGACGCAAATGGAAGGCCTGATCACCAGCGCCCGCAGCCTGGCGTATTCCATGGCGGCCAGTGTCAGTTATTTCCGTTCGTTGCCGTTGGCCTATCGGCCGCTGGTGCTCGACCAGTTGCGCAGCATGGGCGGCACGCGCTTTGTCGTGTCCCTCAATGACCGTCCGCTGGACATGCAGACTCTCGAACCGACGCCGCGCAAGCAGGCCGTGCTCGATGTGGTCGATGAAGTGTTGCGTCAGCATCTGGGGACTGATCCGGATATTTCTGTCTGGTTCGTACGTCCGGAAGATCTGCGGATTTTCAACAGCGGTCTGAAACTCGATGAACTGCCGCGCTCCTGGGCGCATTACGCCCTGAGCCTGGAGCCGGTCAATCCGCCGATTCTGGTTACCCAGATCGAGCTGGCGCGGGGCGAATGGCTGTACATCGCCTCGCTGCTGCCCGAGCCCTACACCACCCTCGAAGAACAGGAATTGCCCTTGCAGCAAGTCTGGTTCATCGCCCTGACCAGCGGTTTCCTGTTGTTGTTCATTGGCCTGTTGGTGCACTGGCAAAGTCGTCCGCTCAAACGGCTGGCCCGTGCTGCACGGGACATGTCGCTGGGTGCGGAAGTGGAGTCAGTGGTGGAGGGCGGCGGTAGCGAAGTGGTGGAAGTCAGTCGCGCATTCAATGCCATGCGTACTCGTATCAGTCGTTATCTCACCGAACGCGGCCAGTTGTTCAGCGCCATTTCCCATGACTTGCGCACGCCCATCACACGCCTGCGCCTGCGGGTCGAGCTGCTGGAGGATGAAACCCAGCAGCGCAAATTCAGCCGTGATCTGGACGAGTTGGAGTTGCTGGTCAAAGGCGCACTGCAATGCGTGAAAGACACGGATATTCACGAGAACATCGAGCCGGTGGATCTGAACTACGTGCTCGACTGTCTGGTGGAGCCGTTCCTGCCGCCCAATGGCAACGGCAGCGCCACCCAGCACGGCAAGGCCGAAGCGCCTTATCCTGGCAAACCGCTGGCCCTCAAACGCTGCATCGGCAACCTGATCGACAACGCGATCAAGTACGGGCACAAGGCGCATCTGCGGGTCGAAGATAACGCCAAGGCGTTCGTGCTGCATGTCGACGACGAAGGGCCGGGCGTGCCTGAACAACGGATGGAACAGGTCTTCGAACCGCATTTCCGCCTCGCGGGCAGCCAGCAGCAAGGCTACGGCCTGGGCCTGGGCATCGCCCGCAACATCGCCCACAGCCACGGCGGCGAAGTCAGCCTGCAAAACCTGCGCGGCGGCGGGTTGCGGGTGACGCTGTATCTGCCGAGGACGGTTGATTGA
- the gap gene encoding type I glyceraldehyde-3-phosphate dehydrogenase — translation MTLRIAINGFGRIGRNVLRALYTQGYRQDLQVVAINDLGDSEMNAHLLRFDTVHGPFGGTVECDSESLTVNGDRIAVSAIRNPAELPWKAQNIDVVFECTGLFTDRTKAAAHLTAGARKVIISAPAKGADATIVYGVNHDTLRQSHQIISSASCTTNCLAPVAQVLHRELGIESGLMTTIHAYTNDQNLIDVYHTDPYRARSATQSMIPSKTGAAEAVGLVLPELAGKLTGMAVRVPVINVSLVDLTLHLNRETTADEVNAIMKEASQHSKILGYNTLPLVSHDFNHNPLSSIFDANHTKVSGKLLKVLAWYDNEWAFSNRMLDNCLALHNAQ, via the coding sequence ATGACTCTCCGTATTGCAATCAATGGTTTTGGCCGCATCGGCCGCAACGTCCTACGCGCACTCTATACCCAAGGCTATCGTCAGGACCTGCAAGTCGTCGCCATCAATGATTTGGGCGACAGCGAAATGAACGCGCACCTGCTGCGCTTCGACACGGTTCATGGACCGTTCGGCGGAACCGTTGAATGCGACAGCGAAAGCCTGACGGTCAATGGGGACCGAATTGCAGTCAGCGCCATTCGCAACCCGGCCGAACTGCCGTGGAAAGCGCAGAACATCGACGTGGTGTTCGAATGCACCGGCTTGTTCACCGATCGCACCAAGGCCGCCGCGCATCTGACTGCCGGTGCGCGCAAGGTCATTATCTCGGCTCCCGCCAAAGGCGCGGACGCCACTATCGTCTATGGCGTCAACCACGACACCCTGCGTCAATCGCATCAAATCATTTCCAGCGCATCCTGCACCACCAACTGCCTGGCTCCGGTGGCGCAAGTCCTGCACCGTGAACTGGGTATCGAAAGTGGCCTGATGACCACCATCCACGCCTATACCAACGACCAGAACCTGATCGACGTCTACCACACCGACCCGTACCGCGCGCGCTCGGCCACCCAGTCGATGATCCCGAGCAAGACCGGCGCCGCCGAAGCGGTTGGCCTGGTATTGCCGGAACTGGCAGGCAAGCTCACCGGCATGGCCGTGCGCGTACCCGTGATCAACGTTTCGCTGGTCGACCTGACGTTGCACCTGAATCGCGAAACCACGGCCGATGAAGTCAACGCGATCATGAAAGAAGCCAGCCAGCACTCGAAAATCCTCGGTTACAACACCTTGCCGCTGGTTTCCCACGACTTCAATCACAACCCGCTGTCGTCGATTTTCGATGCCAACCACACCAAGGTCAGCGGCAAGCTGCTCAAGGTTCTGGCCTGGTACGACAACGAATGGGCGTTCTCCAACCGCATGCTCGACAACTGCCTGGCGTTGCATAACGCGCAGTAA
- a CDS encoding biliverdin-producing heme oxygenase — protein sequence MTPENQTLALRSQRLNQVTHAPHEQLDKAVKANAPFGTLASYARFVVAQYLFQAELKALYTDPDLIRIFPDLASRCRAEQAMADLGDLNTDIPAPVSGALRNPAKARALGWLFVSEGSKLGAAFLIKRAAALNLSDTFGARHLGEPAGGRAQGWKTFTRILDSQTLSSEEEAQAEQGAIEAFERFNVLLHHAYATAQPAAMAAT from the coding sequence ATGACTCCCGAAAATCAAACTCTGGCTCTGCGTTCGCAACGTTTGAATCAAGTGACCCACGCGCCCCACGAGCAACTGGATAAAGCGGTCAAGGCCAATGCGCCGTTCGGCACCCTGGCCAGCTACGCTCGCTTCGTGGTTGCGCAGTATCTGTTTCAGGCGGAACTCAAGGCGCTGTACACCGATCCTGACCTGATCCGGATATTCCCCGATCTGGCGAGCCGCTGTCGCGCCGAGCAGGCGATGGCCGATCTTGGCGACCTGAATACCGACATCCCTGCGCCGGTCAGTGGTGCGTTGCGCAATCCCGCCAAGGCGCGGGCGCTGGGCTGGCTTTTCGTCTCCGAAGGCTCGAAACTCGGTGCTGCGTTTCTGATCAAGCGCGCCGCCGCGTTGAACCTCAGCGACACCTTCGGCGCCCGCCATCTCGGCGAGCCCGCCGGTGGTCGTGCGCAAGGCTGGAAGACCTTCACGCGCATCCTCGACAGCCAGACGCTCAGCTCCGAAGAGGAAGCGCAAGCCGAGCAAGGCGCCATCGAGGCGTTCGAACGCTTCAACGTCCTGCTGCATCACGCCTACGCCACGGCACAGCCCGCTGCAATGGCCGCCACCTGA
- a CDS encoding sigma-70 family RNA polymerase sigma factor, with protein MSQSRLNEVFLSQRPVLLRTLQRMVSNRSTAEDLLQETYLRVTRALSSRAIDHLEPFVYQTARNLALDHLRSRRIVARTVADDTPQADIDNVVAQATTLEDATHATRMLEGLNESLSKLSPRQQQIFTMSRLNGCSYLEIAEQLGVSASTVQKELKLIMAICIAVAARLDHV; from the coding sequence GTGAGTCAGTCGCGCTTAAACGAAGTATTCCTTTCCCAACGGCCGGTCCTTTTGCGCACGCTGCAAAGGATGGTCAGCAATCGCAGTACCGCTGAAGACCTGTTGCAGGAGACCTACCTGCGCGTGACGCGGGCCTTGAGCAGTCGCGCCATCGATCACCTGGAACCCTTCGTCTATCAGACCGCGCGCAATCTGGCGCTGGATCATCTGCGGTCCCGACGCATTGTGGCGCGTACCGTCGCCGACGACACACCTCAGGCGGACATCGACAACGTCGTCGCCCAGGCCACGACCCTGGAAGATGCCACTCACGCCACGCGTATGCTCGAAGGCCTCAATGAAAGCCTGAGCAAGCTGAGCCCGCGCCAACAACAGATTTTCACCATGAGCCGCCTCAACGGTTGCAGCTATCTGGAGATCGCCGAGCAGTTGGGCGTGTCGGCCAGCACGGTGCAAAAAGAACTGAAACTGATCATGGCGATTTGCATCGCGGTGGCGGCTAGACTTGACCACGTTTAG
- a CDS encoding response regulator transcription factor: MSSVSKSILLVDDDQEIRELLQTYLSRSGFQVRTVGDGADFRQAFNEEPSDLLILDVMLPDEDGFSLCRWVRQHNRQPHVPIIMLTASSDEADRVIGLELGADDYLGKPFSPRELLARIKALLRRAQFGQERVGGDVLVFDEWRLDMVSHRLFHNDGEEVILSGADFALLKLFLDNPQQILDRDMIGNATRGRELMPLERIVDMAVSRLRQRLRDTGKSPRLIRTVRGSGYLLAANVISQVSNGY; encoded by the coding sequence GTGAGCTCAGTCAGTAAATCGATCCTGCTGGTTGATGATGACCAGGAGATTCGTGAATTGCTGCAAACCTACCTGAGCCGCTCGGGCTTTCAGGTACGGACGGTCGGCGACGGTGCGGATTTCCGTCAGGCCTTCAACGAAGAACCCAGTGACCTGCTGATCCTCGACGTGATGCTCCCCGACGAAGATGGCTTCAGCCTGTGTCGTTGGGTGCGTCAGCACAATCGCCAGCCCCACGTGCCGATCATCATGCTGACCGCCAGCTCGGACGAAGCCGACCGGGTGATCGGTCTGGAGTTGGGCGCGGACGATTATCTCGGCAAACCCTTCAGCCCCCGTGAACTGCTGGCGCGGATCAAGGCGCTGCTGCGCCGGGCGCAGTTCGGTCAAGAGCGGGTCGGTGGCGATGTGCTGGTGTTTGATGAATGGCGGCTGGACATGGTCAGCCATCGGCTGTTTCACAACGATGGCGAGGAAGTGATTCTGTCCGGCGCCGATTTCGCGTTGCTCAAGCTGTTTCTCGACAATCCCCAGCAAATTCTGGATCGCGACATGATCGGCAACGCGACCCGTGGCCGTGAGCTGATGCCTCTTGAGCGCATCGTCGACATGGCGGTCAGCCGTCTGCGTCAACGCCTGCGCGATACCGGCAAGTCGCCGCGTCTGATCCGCACGGTGCGCGGCAGCGGTTATCTGCTGGCGGCGAACGTCATTTCCCAGGTCAGCAACGGTTATTAA
- a CDS encoding TonB-dependent receptor codes for MSSTFTPATGFATPSTAGLQSFTLSVLTLAVLAASPMAFAATPSQTSSAETASRSSGTYTFAIEQQPLAAALNEFSRITGWQVGLSSALATNVTSPGATGNLSAGKALERLLAGTNLGYRNLGNNNVVLEKRTAGAIALEQITVSATRQAQDVTSVPNSVTVQDRADLDRHNVNNIRDLVRYEPGVSVGGAGQRAGTTGYNIRGIDGDRILTQVDGVEVPDGFFSGPYANTHRNYVDPEIVKRVEILRGPASALYGSSAIGGAVSYYTLDASDIIKDGKDVGARLKTGYSSADDSWLTSATVAGRQGDFDGLLHVSQRNGHEAESYGSTGGTGLQRTEANPEDARTTNVLAKLGWNYNDGSRLGLTYEKYKDDRDTNQKSAVGGPFNAGSGFGFYRARTGNDTITRERFGLENSFALDSLLVDNVKLSLNYQIAKTDQSTLERYVPGSRDVWRSRDTYYKERQWILDAQLDKAFSIADTEHVLTYGTTLKQQKVTGQRSGNATCAAVLGTCRVIGARSPTASDSLTPSSDFPDPTINTYSLFAQDQIHWNDWTFLPGVRYDYIDLSPHITQEFLNTVNPTGGGQVSDENKTWHRLSPKFGVTYALSEQYTWFGQYAEGFRTPSAKALYGRFENLQTGYIVEPNSNLEPEKSKSYETGLRGHFDAGSFDVAVFYNKYRDFINEDAIQPATATQAVFQSNNIKHATIKGVELKGRLNLDTFGAPDGLYALGSAAYQYGRNDDTGEPINSVNPLKGVLGLGYEQENYGGLLSWTLVKRKDRVDSTNFHAPDGSSSQFKTPGYGVLDLEGFYKVTDDVTLNAGLYNLTDKKYWQWDDVRGYDGVGEAGVTSPASLDRLTQPGRNFAVNVVWDI; via the coding sequence ATGTCGTCCACGTTCACACCCGCCACAGGTTTTGCCACACCGTCCACTGCGGGACTGCAAAGTTTCACGCTTTCGGTGTTGACCCTCGCTGTGCTCGCTGCAAGCCCGATGGCTTTCGCCGCGACCCCGAGCCAGACCAGCAGCGCCGAAACCGCCAGTCGCAGCAGCGGCACTTACACTTTCGCCATCGAGCAACAACCCCTGGCTGCCGCGCTTAACGAGTTCAGTCGCATCACCGGCTGGCAAGTCGGCCTGTCATCCGCGCTGGCAACCAACGTCACCTCGCCCGGCGCGACCGGCAATCTGTCCGCGGGTAAAGCCCTGGAACGCCTGCTGGCGGGCACCAATCTGGGCTATCGCAACCTGGGCAACAACAACGTCGTGCTGGAAAAACGCACCGCTGGCGCCATCGCCCTGGAGCAGATCACGGTCAGCGCCACGCGTCAGGCCCAGGACGTCACGTCGGTGCCCAATAGCGTGACGGTTCAGGACCGCGCGGATCTGGACCGGCACAACGTCAATAACATTCGCGATCTGGTGCGCTATGAGCCGGGAGTTTCAGTGGGCGGCGCAGGCCAGCGCGCAGGCACCACCGGTTACAACATTCGTGGCATCGATGGCGACCGCATCCTGACCCAGGTTGATGGTGTCGAGGTCCCGGACGGTTTCTTCTCTGGCCCCTACGCCAACACCCATCGTAATTACGTCGACCCGGAAATCGTCAAGCGCGTGGAAATCCTGCGTGGCCCGGCGTCGGCGTTGTACGGCAGCAGCGCCATCGGCGGCGCGGTCAGTTATTACACCCTCGATGCCAGCGACATCATCAAGGACGGCAAGGACGTCGGCGCACGCCTCAAGACCGGCTACAGCTCCGCCGATGACAGCTGGCTGACCTCCGCCACAGTCGCCGGGCGCCAGGGCGACTTTGACGGCTTGCTGCATGTGAGCCAGCGCAATGGTCACGAGGCCGAATCCTACGGCAGCACGGGCGGCACCGGGCTGCAACGCACCGAAGCCAACCCGGAAGACGCGCGGACCACCAACGTCCTGGCCAAGTTGGGCTGGAACTACAACGACGGCTCACGCCTGGGCCTGACCTACGAAAAGTACAAGGATGACCGCGACACCAACCAGAAGAGCGCGGTGGGCGGGCCGTTCAACGCAGGCAGCGGTTTTGGCTTCTATCGGGCGCGGACCGGCAACGACACCATCACCCGCGAGCGCTTCGGCCTGGAAAACAGCTTCGCGCTGGACAGCCTGCTGGTCGATAACGTCAAGCTGAGCCTGAATTACCAGATCGCCAAGACCGATCAAAGCACCCTTGAGCGCTACGTGCCTGGCTCGCGGGATGTCTGGCGCTCCCGGGATACCTATTACAAGGAACGCCAGTGGATTCTCGACGCGCAACTGGACAAGGCGTTCAGCATCGCTGACACCGAGCATGTGCTGACGTACGGCACCACTCTCAAACAACAGAAAGTCACCGGTCAACGCAGCGGCAACGCGACCTGCGCAGCGGTGCTTGGCACGTGTCGGGTGATCGGCGCGCGCAGCCCGACGGCATCCGACAGCCTGACGCCATCGAGTGACTTCCCGGACCCGACCATCAACACCTACAGCCTGTTCGCCCAGGATCAGATCCACTGGAACGACTGGACCTTCCTGCCCGGTGTGCGTTACGACTACATCGACCTGAGCCCGCACATCACTCAGGAATTCCTCAATACGGTCAACCCAACCGGCGGCGGCCAGGTCAGTGACGAGAACAAAACCTGGCATCGCCTGTCGCCCAAGTTCGGCGTGACCTACGCCCTCAGCGAGCAATACACCTGGTTCGGCCAATACGCCGAAGGTTTCCGCACGCCAAGCGCCAAAGCCTTGTACGGGCGCTTTGAAAACCTGCAAACCGGCTACATCGTCGAGCCCAACTCCAACCTCGAACCCGAGAAGAGCAAGAGCTACGAAACCGGCTTGCGCGGCCATTTTGATGCGGGATCGTTCGACGTCGCGGTGTTCTATAACAAGTACCGCGACTTCATCAATGAAGACGCGATCCAGCCTGCGACTGCCACCCAGGCGGTGTTCCAGTCCAACAATATCAAGCACGCCACCATCAAGGGCGTCGAGCTCAAGGGTCGCCTGAATCTGGACACCTTCGGCGCGCCGGACGGCCTGTACGCCCTGGGATCGGCGGCTTACCAATACGGCCGCAACGACGACACCGGCGAACCGATCAACAGCGTCAACCCGCTCAAGGGCGTGTTGGGCCTGGGCTATGAGCAGGAGAACTATGGCGGCCTGCTCAGCTGGACTCTGGTCAAACGCAAGGATCGTGTAGACAGTACCAACTTCCACGCCCCGGACGGTTCGTCCAGCCAGTTCAAGACACCCGGTTATGGCGTGCTCGATCTGGAAGGTTTCTACAAAGTCACCGACGACGTCACCCTCAATGCCGGTCTGTACAACCTGACCGACAAGAAATACTGGCAGTGGGACGACGTGCGCGGCTATGACGGCGTGGGCGAAGCCGGCGTTACCAGCCCGGCGTCACTGGATCGCCTGACCCAGCCGGGACGCAATTTCGCCGTCAACGTGGTGTGGGATATCTGA
- a CDS encoding FecR domain-containing protein: MKDPDTLRAPSVAQDVLNDSAMNQALNWLIELDSDDPQQQARFQAWLAADPAHRKAFERVHSVWHSQPVEHAAAAMEPVRPAVWRRRALACWKPLATAALLLVAVFHFSNLGLRLQADHLTVVGERQRLQLEDGSRVLLNTNSAFSSDITDKTRVAHLLQGEAFFEVPAASQNLPLEVRAGTVSMRTSGSAFAVRYLDGVAQIHVERGALDVRTPQNNAQTVIAGNSISVDSNGASHRQKLDQNTDLAWVQGRLVFDNCPLSEVLAELRRYYPGWIVNTNDTLERVAVTGNYRLDNPLEVVRSLAHITSASLHELPAVVILN; this comes from the coding sequence GTGAAAGATCCTGACACCCTGCGCGCGCCTTCAGTCGCACAGGATGTACTCAACGACAGCGCGATGAATCAGGCCTTGAACTGGCTGATCGAGCTGGACAGCGACGACCCACAGCAGCAGGCGCGTTTTCAGGCCTGGCTGGCGGCCGACCCTGCTCATCGCAAAGCCTTCGAGCGGGTGCACTCGGTCTGGCATTCGCAACCGGTCGAACACGCTGCCGCCGCAATGGAGCCTGTGCGCCCGGCGGTCTGGCGGCGCCGCGCGCTGGCCTGCTGGAAGCCGTTGGCCACGGCGGCGCTGCTGCTGGTCGCGGTGTTTCATTTCAGCAATCTGGGGTTGCGCTTGCAGGCTGATCATCTGACCGTGGTCGGCGAGCGCCAGCGCTTGCAGCTCGAAGACGGTTCCCGGGTGTTGCTCAATACCAATTCGGCGTTTTCCAGCGACATCACCGACAAGACCCGCGTGGCGCACTTGCTGCAAGGCGAAGCGTTTTTTGAAGTGCCCGCCGCCAGTCAAAACCTGCCTCTGGAAGTCCGCGCGGGAACGGTGAGCATGCGTACCAGCGGCAGCGCGTTCGCTGTGCGCTATCTGGATGGCGTGGCGCAGATTCACGTCGAACGTGGCGCGCTCGACGTACGCACCCCGCAAAACAATGCGCAGACGGTCATCGCCGGGAACAGCATCAGCGTTGATTCCAATGGCGCAAGTCATCGGCAGAAGCTGGATCAGAACACCGATCTGGCGTGGGTTCAGGGCCGTCTGGTGTTCGATAACTGCCCGTTAAGCGAAGTGCTGGCTGAGTTGCGGCGCTATTACCCCGGCTGGATCGTCAACACCAACGACACGCTGGAACGCGTCGCCGTCACCGGCAATTACCGTCTCGACAACCCGCTTGAGGTGGTCCGCTCCCTCGCCCACATCACCTCCGCCAGCCTGCATGAGCTGCCGGCGGTAGTCATATTGAATTGA
- the edd gene encoding phosphogluconate dehydratase, which translates to MHPRVLEVTERLIARSHDTRQRYLQLIRSAASDGPMRGKLQCANFAHGVAACGPEDKNTLRMMNAANVAIVSSYNDMLSAHQPYEHFPNQIKQALRDIGSVGQFAGGVPAMCDGVTQGEPGMELGIASREVIAMSTAVALSHNMFDAALMLGICDKIVPGLMMGALRFGHLPTLFIPGGPMVSGISNKEKADVRQRYAEGKATREELLDSEMKSYHGPGTCTFYGTANTNQLLMEVMGLHLPGASFVNPYTPLRDALTVEASHQITRMTMQSGNFMPLGEIVDERSLVNSIVALHATGGSTNHTLHMPAIAQAAGIQLTWQDMADLSEVVPTLTHVYPNGKADINHFQAAGGMSFLIRELLEAGLLHEDVNTVVGRGLSRYTREPFLEDGKLVWREGPIESLDEDILRPVARPFSPEGGLRVMEGNLGRGVMKVSAVALEHQIVEAPAKVFQDQQDLADAFKAGELECDFVAVMRFQGPRSNGMPELHKMTPFLGVLQDRGFKVALVTDGRMSGASGKIPAAIHVCPEAFDGGPLALLRDGDIVRVDGVKGTLQVLVEPAELAAREPAIGQLDNSVGTGRELFNFMRMAFSSAEKGASAFTSSLETLK; encoded by the coding sequence ATGCATCCCCGCGTCCTTGAGGTAACCGAACGGCTGATCGCCCGTAGTCACGACACACGGCAGCGCTATCTTCAACTGATTCGAAGCGCTGCGAGCGATGGTCCGATGCGTGGCAAGCTACAGTGCGCCAACTTCGCCCACGGCGTCGCGGCCTGCGGTCCTGAAGACAAAAACACCCTGCGCATGATGAACGCCGCCAACGTGGCCATCGTTTCTTCCTACAACGACATGCTCTCGGCGCATCAGCCCTACGAGCATTTCCCGAATCAGATCAAACAGGCTTTGCGTGACATTGGTTCGGTCGGCCAGTTTGCTGGCGGTGTGCCAGCGATGTGCGACGGCGTCACTCAGGGCGAGCCGGGCATGGAGCTGGGCATCGCCAGCCGTGAAGTCATCGCCATGTCGACTGCCGTCGCGTTATCTCACAACATGTTCGACGCCGCCTTGATGTTGGGCATTTGCGACAAGATCGTGCCGGGCCTGATGATGGGCGCGTTGCGTTTCGGTCATTTGCCGACCCTGTTCATTCCGGGCGGGCCGATGGTCTCGGGGATTTCCAACAAGGAAAAAGCCGATGTGCGCCAGCGTTACGCGGAAGGCAAGGCCACCCGCGAAGAACTGTTGGATTCGGAGATGAAGTCCTATCACGGTCCCGGCACCTGCACGTTTTACGGCACCGCCAACACCAACCAGTTGCTGATGGAAGTCATGGGCCTGCATTTGCCGGGCGCATCGTTCGTCAATCCATACACGCCGCTGCGTGATGCGCTGACCGTCGAGGCTTCCCATCAGATCACGCGCATGACCATGCAGAGCGGCAACTTCATGCCGTTGGGCGAAATCGTCGACGAGCGTTCGCTGGTCAATTCCATCGTCGCATTGCACGCCACCGGCGGTTCCACCAACCACACCTTGCACATGCCGGCGATTGCTCAGGCGGCGGGCATTCAATTGACCTGGCAAGACATGGCCGACCTTTCCGAAGTGGTGCCGACCCTGACTCACGTCTACCCGAACGGCAAGGCGGACATCAATCACTTCCAGGCTGCGGGCGGCATGTCGTTCCTGATTCGCGAGCTGCTGGAAGCCGGCTTGTTGCACGAAGACGTCAACACCGTGGTGGGTCGCGGCCTGAGCCGTTACACCCGCGAACCCTTCCTTGAAGATGGCAAGCTGGTCTGGCGCGAAGGTCCGATCGAAAGCCTGGACGAAGATATTCTGCGTCCGGTCGCGCGGCCGTTTTCCCCCGAAGGTGGCTTGCGCGTCATGGAAGGCAACCTGGGCCGTGGCGTCATGAAAGTCTCGGCCGTGGCCCTTGAGCATCAGATCGTTGAAGCCCCAGCTAAAGTTTTCCAGGACCAGCAGGATCTGGCCGACGCGTTCAAGGCTGGGGAGCTGGAATGTGATTTCGTCGCCGTGATGCGCTTCCAGGGCCCGCGCTCCAATGGCATGCCGGAACTGCACAAGATGACGCCGTTCCTCGGTGTGTTGCAGGACCGGGGTTTCAAAGTCGCGCTGGTGACGGATGGACGAATGTCCGGCGCTTCGGGCAAGATCCCGGCAGCGATCCACGTCTGCCCGGAAGCCTTTGATGGTGGCCCTTTGGCACTTTTGCGTGACGGCGATATCGTGCGCGTCGATGGCGTAAAAGGGACGTTGCAAGTTCTGGTCGAACCGGCAGAATTGGCCGCCAGAGAACCCGCTATCGGCCAGCTCGACAACAGTGTCGGCACTGGACGCGAGCTGTTCAATTTCATGCGCATGGCCTTCAGCTCGGCAGAGAAGGGCGCCAGCGCCTTTACCTCTAGTCTGGAGACGCTTAAGTGA